A DNA window from Pseudomonas sp. GD03919 contains the following coding sequences:
- a CDS encoding transglutaminase TgpA family protein, which yields MSRPGIPRIALIWLLVAQVLVIVPHLLHLPLWMIALWLGAAAWRVQIFRMRAPYPGAWVKGGLMLLVLAGILLSRGTLVGLDAAVVLLIATFVLKLLEMRTRRDALVLIFLGFFCVVTAYLFEDGILAALYSLLPVTALLAALVGLQHSGFAERPWPTLRLAGGLLLQAIPLMVLLFVFFPRMGPLWSLPLPSDKGVTGLSDSMEPADIAELSRSPALAFRASFEGDVPPREQLYWRALTLERFDGRRWSQSAYADVPMSAQWSKAGDPLDYSIIMQPSGKRWLFALDVGEMTQDGARMMSDFRWQRQRPVDRPLLYQVRSWPEALREAQGEPPGLRQALQLPPQGDPRSRAWAAELKAQYPQSDALVAAMLQHFNREPYVYTLRPQPLGADSIDEFLFDTRRGFCAHYAGAMTFVLRAAGIPARVVAGYQGGELNPAGNYVQVRQFDAHAWVEYWQPGQGWRSVDPTFQVAPERIEQGLEEALAEEDGFLEDQPFSPLRYRELAWLNQLRLSWENLNYGWQRWVLGYQGEQQLKLLQNWFGSLDWQRLALALVGTGALLIGLLALCLLKPWQQRVDPQRQIFRQFERVLARHGVRRETGEGARSFALRAARELPAQAEQIEAFAHCFEQQRYASQPASRTALVHALRQVRKALPWRLSRQ from the coding sequence ATGAGCAGGCCGGGTATCCCGCGTATTGCTCTGATCTGGTTGCTGGTCGCCCAGGTGCTGGTGATCGTGCCGCATCTGCTGCATTTGCCGTTGTGGATGATCGCCCTGTGGCTGGGCGCAGCGGCCTGGCGCGTACAGATTTTTCGCATGCGTGCCCCTTATCCCGGTGCTTGGGTCAAGGGCGGGCTGATGCTGCTGGTGCTGGCCGGCATCCTGCTTTCGCGTGGCACGCTGGTCGGGCTGGATGCCGCCGTGGTGCTGCTGATCGCCACCTTCGTTCTGAAGTTGCTGGAGATGCGCACGCGACGTGATGCGCTGGTACTGATCTTCCTCGGTTTCTTCTGCGTGGTGACCGCCTACCTGTTCGAGGACGGCATCCTCGCTGCGCTCTACAGTTTGTTGCCGGTCACTGCCTTGCTGGCTGCCCTGGTTGGATTGCAGCACAGTGGTTTCGCCGAACGCCCCTGGCCGACCCTGCGCCTGGCCGGTGGGCTGCTGCTGCAGGCGATACCGCTGATGGTGTTGCTGTTCGTCTTCTTCCCGCGCATGGGGCCGTTGTGGTCGCTGCCCCTGCCCAGTGACAAGGGCGTTACCGGGCTGTCGGACAGCATGGAACCGGCCGATATCGCCGAACTCAGTCGCTCCCCGGCCTTGGCCTTTCGCGCCAGCTTCGAAGGTGACGTGCCGCCGCGCGAACAACTGTACTGGCGTGCCCTGACACTGGAGCGTTTCGATGGCCGGCGCTGGTCGCAGTCCGCTTACGCGGATGTACCGATGTCCGCGCAGTGGAGCAAGGCCGGAGATCCGCTCGACTACAGCATCATCATGCAGCCCAGTGGCAAGCGCTGGCTGTTCGCCCTCGACGTTGGCGAGATGACCCAGGACGGCGCACGGATGATGAGTGACTTTCGCTGGCAGCGGCAGCGCCCGGTGGATCGGCCACTGCTGTACCAAGTGCGCTCCTGGCCAGAGGCTCTGCGCGAGGCGCAGGGCGAGCCGCCTGGATTGCGCCAGGCGCTGCAGTTGCCGCCGCAGGGCGATCCGCGTAGCCGCGCCTGGGCAGCCGAGCTGAAGGCGCAGTATCCACAGAGCGATGCGCTGGTGGCGGCCATGCTGCAGCATTTCAATCGCGAGCCTTATGTCTATACCCTGCGCCCGCAGCCGCTGGGTGCTGACAGCATCGATGAGTTCCTGTTCGACACGCGGCGCGGGTTCTGTGCGCACTATGCCGGCGCCATGACCTTCGTGCTGCGTGCAGCGGGTATTCCGGCGCGGGTAGTGGCCGGCTACCAGGGCGGTGAGCTCAATCCCGCTGGCAACTACGTCCAGGTGCGCCAGTTCGATGCGCATGCCTGGGTCGAGTACTGGCAGCCGGGGCAGGGCTGGCGCAGCGTGGATCCGACCTTCCAGGTGGCCCCCGAGCGTATCGAGCAGGGCTTGGAGGAGGCGTTGGCCGAAGAGGATGGTTTTCTCGAGGATCAGCCGTTCTCGCCGCTGCGCTACCGCGAGCTGGCCTGGCTCAATCAGCTGCGTTTGAGCTGGGAAAACCTCAACTACGGCTGGCAGCGCTGGGTGCTGGGGTATCAGGGTGAGCAGCAGCTGAAACTGCTGCAGAACTGGTTCGGCAGCCTCGACTGGCAGCGTCTGGCGCTCGCCCTGGTGGGCACCGGTGCGCTGTTGATTGGCCTGCTGGCGCTGTGCTTGCTCAAGCCCTGGCAGCAACGGGTTGATCCACAGCGTCAGATTTTCCGCCAGTTCGAGCGCGTGCTGGCGCGCCATGGTGTACGCCGCGAAACGGGCGAGGGCGCACGCTCATTCGCCTTGCGGGCTGCTCGCGAACTGCCGGCACAGGCTGAGCAAATCGAGGCTTTCGCGCATTGTTTCGAGCAGCAGCGCTATGCATCGCAGCCCGCTTCGCGTACCGCCCTGGTGCACGCGCTGAGGCAGGTACGCAAGGCTTTGCCCTGGCGCCTGTCGCGCCAGTGA
- a CDS encoding DUF58 domain-containing protein gives MRATLKPLWQRWLARRIPPAASVRLNRRRIFILPSRVGGAFAVALLLMLLVGINYQNSLAYGLTFLLMAVFVVTILHTYRNLAGLVLKAGGGAAVFVGEQARFRVRLESREREHQAIALGWPPAELMLRDVPRKGQSEVELSLPATRRGWLRPERLRVESRFPLGLLVAWSWVDLDQAVLVYPQPLEGDLPLSAGLGDEQEEGLRAFGQGADDFQGLREYQPGDSKRRLDWKAYSRGQGLLVKDFAMLSGRDLWLDFDSLGGDSETRLSLLCHWVLQLSQRQQAFGLQLPGQVIAPDYGEGHRDACLRALALFGARP, from the coding sequence ATGCGTGCCACGTTGAAACCGCTCTGGCAGCGCTGGCTGGCCAGGCGCATTCCGCCAGCGGCCAGCGTGCGTTTGAACCGGCGGCGTATCTTCATCCTGCCCAGCCGCGTGGGAGGCGCATTTGCTGTGGCGCTGCTGCTGATGCTGCTGGTGGGCATCAATTACCAGAACAGCCTGGCCTATGGCCTGACTTTTCTACTGATGGCGGTGTTCGTCGTTACCATTTTGCACACCTACCGCAACCTGGCCGGGCTGGTGCTCAAGGCGGGTGGCGGCGCAGCGGTGTTCGTCGGCGAGCAGGCGCGTTTTCGCGTGCGCCTGGAAAGCCGCGAGCGCGAGCACCAGGCCATCGCGCTCGGTTGGCCGCCAGCCGAGCTGATGCTGCGTGATGTGCCGCGAAAAGGGCAGAGCGAGGTGGAGCTGAGTCTGCCGGCGACGCGACGTGGCTGGCTCAGGCCTGAGCGCCTGCGTGTGGAAAGTCGTTTCCCGCTGGGTTTGCTGGTGGCCTGGAGTTGGGTCGATCTGGATCAGGCCGTGCTGGTCTACCCGCAACCGCTGGAAGGCGATCTGCCTTTGTCAGCAGGCCTCGGTGACGAGCAGGAAGAAGGCCTGCGTGCTTTTGGCCAGGGCGCCGATGATTTTCAGGGCCTGCGCGAGTATCAGCCGGGGGACTCGAAAAGGCGCCTGGACTGGAAGGCCTATTCGCGCGGCCAGGGCCTGTTGGTCAAGGATTTCGCCATGCTCAGCGGGCGTGACCTGTGGCTGGATTTCGACAGTCTGGGAGGCGACAGTGAAACGCGCCTTTCGCTGCTCTGTCATTGGGTGCTGCAGTTATCACAGCGTCAGCAGGCCTTCGGTCTGCAACTGCCGGGGCAGGTGATTGCCCCGGATTATGGCGAGGGCCACCGCGATGCCTGCCTGCGTGCCCTGGCGCTGTTCGGAGCGCGTCCATGA
- a CDS encoding methyl-accepting chemotaxis protein, with the protein MGGSLSKWLASLSTANKLMLGFALVLMLTVLVAATGLLALREVSAGAELQQRMSALGEQVLRMRQSEQAFALSGDKQHAEHLAEQVEMILQAGQALQTELDSETAAIMAQVEPALADYRSAFAGYVELTDNMQLSLQAADWLVVSAANSLDLLQEGLSEDGVDLLKSTQGERGGDSVLQAGTVGKIHQLLLQALNQARQRLEASRRGTDNQQSEIAQAREAQALAAQLRDALEDPGYAAVLGDVVVNVDSFNERLREYAALLQQQKQVYGELVAQVEQLLQRVDLALDTQRQAMQAERQASSSLIIAAAALALLFGFGAAVMISLAIVRPLKRVIGLAESIAAGDLSVRIEQNRGDEVGQLLAAMQRMANNLREMVGRLQGGVAQISSSAQTLSATAEQTRQGVNGQRLETDQVATAMSEMTATVHEVARNAEAAAASTEQADQRVGAGSQVVRQTLQRIEQLARAMDATTESIQRLSQDTQRIDAVLEVIKSVAEQTNLLALNAAIEAARAGDQGRGFAVVADEVRALAKRTQQSTAEIESLIAALREGGRRAVTDMEQSASLVGLTVGDANQTEGALAAIAEAVSLISEMNQQIAAAAEQQTAVAEEINRSVTSIRDIADQSATAMDETAASSIQLAELGRELQGMAGQFHLA; encoded by the coding sequence ATGGGTGGCTCATTGAGCAAGTGGCTGGCCAGTCTGAGCACGGCCAACAAGTTGATGCTGGGGTTTGCCTTGGTGCTGATGCTGACCGTCCTGGTCGCGGCCACTGGCTTGTTGGCATTGCGCGAGGTCAGTGCCGGCGCCGAACTGCAGCAGCGCATGAGCGCTCTGGGTGAGCAGGTGCTGCGTATGCGCCAGAGCGAGCAGGCATTCGCCCTGAGCGGTGACAAGCAGCATGCCGAACACTTGGCTGAACAAGTCGAGATGATCCTGCAGGCTGGCCAGGCGCTGCAAACCGAACTGGATAGCGAAACGGCTGCGATCATGGCGCAAGTCGAGCCGGCGTTGGCCGACTACCGCAGCGCCTTTGCCGGCTACGTCGAACTCACCGACAACATGCAGCTATCCCTGCAGGCGGCCGACTGGCTGGTGGTCAGCGCCGCCAACAGTCTGGATTTGCTCCAGGAAGGCTTGTCCGAGGACGGTGTCGACCTGCTCAAAAGCACCCAGGGTGAGCGGGGCGGCGATTCGGTGTTGCAGGCCGGCACAGTCGGCAAGATTCACCAGTTGCTGCTGCAGGCGCTGAATCAGGCACGCCAGCGTCTGGAGGCCAGTCGGCGCGGTACAGATAACCAACAGAGCGAAATCGCCCAGGCTCGTGAGGCACAGGCCTTGGCTGCGCAACTGCGCGATGCGCTGGAGGATCCCGGCTATGCGGCCGTGCTCGGTGATGTCGTCGTCAATGTTGACTCTTTCAACGAGCGTCTGAGGGAGTACGCGGCCCTGCTGCAGCAACAAAAGCAGGTGTACGGGGAATTGGTCGCTCAGGTCGAGCAGTTGCTGCAGCGCGTTGATCTGGCCCTGGACACTCAGCGCCAGGCCATGCAGGCCGAACGTCAGGCCAGCAGTAGCCTGATCATCGCGGCAGCGGCCCTGGCCCTGCTGTTCGGGTTTGGCGCGGCAGTCATGATTAGCCTGGCCATCGTACGTCCGCTCAAGCGGGTGATTGGCCTGGCCGAATCCATCGCCGCTGGCGACCTCAGTGTGCGCATCGAGCAGAACCGTGGTGACGAAGTCGGTCAGCTGCTTGCTGCCATGCAGCGCATGGCGAATAACCTGCGGGAGATGGTGGGGCGTCTGCAGGGCGGCGTGGCGCAGATTTCAAGCTCGGCTCAGACCCTTTCGGCGACCGCTGAGCAGACGCGTCAGGGTGTCAACGGCCAGCGCCTGGAAACCGACCAGGTTGCCACAGCGATGAGCGAGATGACCGCCACGGTGCACGAGGTGGCACGCAATGCCGAGGCCGCAGCGGCTTCCACCGAACAGGCTGACCAGCGCGTCGGTGCCGGTAGCCAGGTGGTGCGCCAGACCCTGCAGCGCATCGAGCAATTGGCTCGCGCCATGGACGCCACTACCGAGAGCATTCAGCGCCTGAGCCAGGACACTCAGCGTATCGATGCCGTACTCGAGGTGATCAAGAGCGTGGCCGAGCAGACCAACCTGCTGGCGCTCAATGCGGCCATCGAGGCGGCGCGCGCCGGTGACCAGGGGCGCGGTTTCGCGGTGGTCGCCGATGAGGTGCGGGCGTTGGCAAAACGCACTCAGCAATCCACGGCGGAAATCGAGTCGCTGATCGCGGCTTTGCGCGAGGGTGGCCGCCGCGCCGTGACGGACATGGAGCAGAGCGCCAGCCTGGTCGGTCTGACCGTTGGCGACGCGAACCAGACCGAGGGCGCCCTGGCAGCCATTGCCGAGGCAGTGAGCCTGATCTCGGAGATGAACCAGCAGATCGCCGCAGCGGCCGAGCAGCAGACTGCCGTGGCTGAGGAGATCAACCGTAGCGTCACCTCGATCCGTGATATTGCCGATCAGTCAGCCACGGCCATGGACGAAACCGCTGCCTCGAGCATTCAGTTGGCCGAGCTGGGGCGCGAGTTGCAGGGAATGGCTGGGCAATTTCACCTGGCATAG
- a CDS encoding CHAD domain-containing protein, whose protein sequence is MSDLSEHCLSRVLALQVRLYACQARLADCTDSEALHDLRIALRQLRSLLRPLRGLPGVDALEQGAAVLGRLSGPLRDREVLLAELTGRELPHPLPLDAPSRAAGYAMLATSRELMDVLHLLDRWPASWREAARQGLLSDLGRRIRRRLRRQQRQLADALRDPAHDRHRLRLLIKRVRYAAETYPQHSGLSKAAQLRLKRAQSALGDWHDHLQWLAQAETSEALQPCRAAWLQAQWAAERRADDALLALYGDFPKAK, encoded by the coding sequence ATGAGTGATTTGAGCGAACATTGCCTGTCCCGCGTCCTGGCCCTGCAGGTACGCCTGTATGCCTGCCAGGCCCGCTTGGCCGACTGCACCGACAGCGAAGCGCTGCATGATTTGCGCATTGCCCTGCGTCAACTGCGCAGCCTGTTGCGTCCGCTGCGTGGTTTGCCGGGTGTGGATGCCCTGGAACAGGGCGCGGCCGTACTGGGGCGCCTCAGCGGCCCGTTGCGTGACCGCGAGGTATTACTGGCCGAGTTGACCGGCAGAGAGCTGCCACACCCGCTACCGCTTGATGCGCCATCACGTGCGGCAGGCTACGCCATGCTTGCGACCTCCCGTGAGCTGATGGACGTCCTGCATCTGCTCGACCGTTGGCCGGCAAGTTGGCGTGAGGCCGCCCGTCAGGGGCTGTTGAGTGATCTGGGCCGGCGTATTCGCCGGCGCCTGCGCCGCCAGCAACGGCAGCTGGCCGATGCGCTGCGTGATCCCGCCCATGACCGTCATCGCCTGCGCCTGCTGATCAAACGTGTGCGCTACGCTGCTGAAACCTATCCGCAGCACAGTGGCCTGAGCAAGGCGGCGCAGCTCAGGCTCAAGCGTGCGCAGAGTGCACTCGGTGACTGGCATGATCATCTGCAGTGGTTGGCACAGGCCGAAACAAGCGAAGCGTTACAGCCTTGTCGGGCTGCCTGGTTACAGGCCCAGTGGGCGGCCGAACGGCGTGCGGATGACGCCCTGCTGGCGCTCTATGGCGATTTTCCCAAGGCGAAATAG
- a CDS encoding flavin reductase family protein: protein MQVDFADLSPLEAYRWLASSVTPRPIAWVSTRSAEGVANLAPFSFFQVISDNPPTVLVNVNTRDDGSLKDSLRNAQASGELAIQLVSFALAEAMNASAAILPHEVSEFAHCAIASQPCERIDVPRVVGAPVTFECRVTQIQPYPAQQPNCHLIFAEVLLAHIDDAVLNEQGRIDPLKLDLVGRLGGSAYCRTRDLFQMQRP, encoded by the coding sequence ATGCAGGTCGATTTCGCTGATCTGAGCCCGCTCGAGGCTTATCGCTGGCTGGCGTCCAGTGTCACGCCACGGCCCATCGCCTGGGTGTCAACCCGCTCGGCCGAGGGCGTGGCCAACCTCGCGCCGTTCAGCTTCTTTCAGGTGATCAGCGACAACCCGCCGACCGTGTTGGTCAACGTCAACACCCGCGACGATGGCAGCCTCAAGGACAGCCTGCGCAATGCCCAGGCTAGCGGCGAGCTGGCGATTCAACTGGTCAGCTTCGCTCTGGCCGAAGCGATGAATGCCAGTGCCGCGATCCTGCCGCATGAGGTCAGCGAATTTGCCCACTGCGCCATTGCCAGCCAGCCGTGCGAGCGCATCGACGTGCCGCGCGTCGTCGGCGCCCCGGTGACCTTCGAATGCCGTGTGACGCAAATCCAGCCCTATCCGGCGCAGCAACCCAATTGTCATCTGATCTTCGCCGAAGTGTTGCTGGCGCATATCGATGACGCAGTGCTCAACGAGCAGGGACGCATCGACCCGCTCAAACTCGATCTGGTGGGTCGCCTCGGTGGTAGCGCCTATTGCCGCACACGGGATCTTTTCCAGATGCAACGGCCCTGA
- a CDS encoding TatD family hydrolase, translated as MQLIDIAVNLTHPSLAAQAEALLERAYAAGICQLVLTGTSLNESEASLTLCRQLDDSGQRLFSTAGVHPHEASTWSNASGNALKALLGQPEVRAVGECGLDFDRDFSPRPLQEEALEEQLALAVELQMPVFLHEREASQRLLEILRDYRDRLPAAVVHCFTGERRALYAYLDLDLHIGITGWVCDERRGTHLHPLLRDIPDERLMLETDAPFLLPRTLRPKPKSGRNEPAFLGEVLREVALHRGQPEDSLAAQTTRNARAFFGIPAILDEPPPES; from the coding sequence ATGCAACTCATCGACATTGCCGTCAATCTCACCCATCCCAGCCTCGCGGCACAGGCCGAAGCGCTTCTGGAACGAGCCTATGCAGCCGGGATCTGTCAGCTGGTACTGACTGGCACCAGTCTGAACGAAAGCGAGGCAAGCCTGACACTTTGCCGACAACTGGACGACAGCGGCCAGCGCCTGTTCAGCACGGCCGGCGTCCATCCGCACGAGGCCAGCACATGGAGCAACGCCAGCGGCAATGCCCTCAAGGCCTTGCTGGGGCAACCAGAAGTGCGCGCCGTGGGTGAATGCGGGCTGGATTTCGACCGTGACTTCTCACCACGGCCCCTGCAGGAGGAAGCCCTGGAGGAACAGCTGGCACTGGCCGTCGAGTTACAGATGCCCGTGTTTCTTCACGAGCGTGAAGCCAGCCAGCGCCTGCTGGAGATCCTGCGCGACTATCGCGACCGGCTACCGGCAGCCGTGGTTCACTGCTTCACCGGAGAGCGCCGCGCGCTCTATGCCTACCTCGATCTCGACCTGCACATCGGCATCACCGGCTGGGTCTGCGACGAACGGCGTGGCACGCACCTGCACCCGCTGCTCAGGGACATACCCGACGAACGCCTGATGCTCGAGACCGACGCGCCCTTTCTGTTGCCGCGTACCCTGCGACCCAAGCCCAAGAGCGGGCGTAACGAACCGGCCTTCCTCGGCGAAGTACTGCGCGAGGTGGCGCTGCACCGAGGTCAGCCCGAAGACAGCCTGGCGGCACAGACCACGCGCAATGCGCGAGCGTTCTTTGGCATACCGGCCATACTGGATGAGCCACCACCAGAGTCTTGA
- a CDS encoding methyl-accepting chemotaxis protein, translating into MGAWISNLSLKYKFWAVNAVAFVISLMLVLFALQTEQQARSGDARQAAIEQARLLQQWPAQATLPTSSNIQLLQGDSLPGAQGAPDASGWQALAHDAWFADSPLIGAQHVTLGDGRTLAILAHAPSLLDLFTQHALTYAVAVAVLMLLLLAASQLLIRFLLSHLNTLKDVMLQAERSGDLSLRVPLDGRDEVGQMAAAFNAMQAGYQRVVGTVGQVASELNSGTRDMAERMSAVRQGMLSQQSETDQAATAINEMSATVQHIAEHAGTTRDQSQSADQLARAGQHVVERVEQSIAALSQGVRQSAASIERLAEDSQHINRVVGVIHGIAEQTNLLALNAAIEAARAGEMGRGFAVVADEVRNLAKRVQDSTDEITQMIGSLQGGTRDAVEFMRESSESANQCVQLAQEAGESLAAITAAVALMRESNTQIAVAATQQSQVAEEMSRSVVGIRDVTEQTVGQTLESAATSQQLAQLAGELNKAIGQLRL; encoded by the coding sequence ATGGGCGCCTGGATCAGCAACCTTTCTCTCAAGTACAAATTCTGGGCAGTCAACGCCGTTGCCTTCGTCATCAGCCTGATGCTGGTGCTGTTCGCCCTGCAGACCGAGCAGCAGGCACGTAGTGGCGATGCCCGGCAAGCGGCAATCGAGCAGGCGCGTCTGCTCCAGCAATGGCCGGCGCAGGCGACATTGCCCACTTCGAGCAACATTCAGCTACTGCAGGGCGACAGTCTGCCGGGCGCGCAAGGCGCCCCGGACGCCAGCGGCTGGCAGGCACTGGCACACGATGCCTGGTTCGCCGACTCGCCCCTGATCGGCGCCCAGCATGTCACCCTCGGCGATGGGCGCACCCTGGCGATCCTGGCGCACGCGCCCAGCCTGCTCGATCTGTTTACTCAGCATGCCCTCACTTACGCCGTCGCTGTCGCCGTGCTGATGCTGTTGCTGCTGGCTGCCTCGCAGTTGTTGATCCGCTTTCTGCTCAGCCACCTCAATACCCTCAAGGATGTCATGTTGCAGGCCGAGCGCAGCGGCGACCTGTCTCTGCGCGTGCCGCTGGACGGCCGTGACGAGGTCGGCCAGATGGCCGCCGCCTTCAACGCCATGCAGGCCGGTTATCAGCGTGTGGTCGGCACCGTCGGTCAGGTCGCCAGTGAACTGAACAGCGGCACCCGCGACATGGCCGAGCGCATGAGTGCAGTGCGCCAGGGCATGCTCAGCCAGCAAAGCGAAACCGACCAGGCCGCCACCGCGATTAACGAAATGTCGGCGACCGTGCAACACATTGCCGAGCATGCCGGCACCACCCGCGATCAATCCCAGAGTGCCGATCAACTGGCCCGCGCCGGTCAGCACGTGGTCGAGCGCGTCGAACAATCCATCGCCGCCCTGTCGCAGGGGGTACGCCAGAGCGCCGCCAGCATCGAGCGGCTGGCCGAAGACAGCCAGCACATCAACCGTGTGGTCGGGGTGATTCACGGCATCGCCGAACAGACCAACCTGCTTGCACTCAATGCCGCCATCGAGGCTGCCCGCGCCGGGGAAATGGGCCGTGGCTTCGCCGTGGTGGCCGATGAGGTGCGTAACCTGGCCAAGCGCGTGCAGGACTCCACCGATGAAATCACCCAGATGATCGGCAGTCTGCAGGGTGGCACCCGCGACGCCGTGGAATTCATGCGCGAAAGCTCGGAGAGTGCCAATCAATGCGTCCAACTGGCGCAAGAAGCGGGCGAGTCTCTGGCCGCGATCACCGCCGCCGTGGCGCTGATGCGTGAGAGCAATACTCAGATCGCTGTGGCCGCAACGCAGCAAAGCCAGGTCGCCGAAGAGATGAGCCGCTCGGTGGTGGGCATCCGCGACGTCACCGAGCAGACGGTCGGTCAGACCCTCGAATCGGCCGCCACCAGCCAGCAACTGGCGCAGTTGGCCGGCGAACTGAACAAGGCCATCGGCCAGTTGCGGCTGTAA
- a CDS encoding AAA family ATPase, with the protein MRSKLDACLDAVNQVVLGKEAQVRLALTCLLARGHLLIEDLPGMGKTTLSHALARVLGLSFQRIQFTSDLLPGDILGTSVFDKDSGQFVFHPGPIFAELVLADEINRATPKSQSALLEAMEEGQVTIEGATRPLPEPFFVIATQNPVSSGGTFALPESQLDRFLMRLSLGYPAQAAERALLLGDARRDLLPRLQPILDHAELAHLQAQVPKVRASDALVDYVLRLVEATRSQPQFAWGLSPRASLALLAAARAWALLAERDYVIPEDVQAVLPSVVGHRLRERADPAGHGGGSLVQWLLREVPAL; encoded by the coding sequence ATGCGAAGCAAACTCGATGCCTGTCTCGACGCGGTCAATCAGGTGGTGTTGGGCAAGGAGGCGCAGGTGCGTCTGGCGCTGACCTGCCTGCTGGCACGCGGACACCTGCTGATCGAAGACCTGCCGGGCATGGGCAAGACCACTCTCAGCCATGCCCTGGCGCGCGTGCTGGGGCTGAGTTTTCAGCGTATCCAGTTCACTTCCGACTTGCTTCCCGGGGATATTCTCGGCACCTCGGTATTCGACAAGGACAGCGGCCAGTTCGTCTTCCATCCCGGGCCGATCTTTGCCGAGTTGGTGCTGGCCGATGAAATCAACCGCGCCACGCCGAAGAGTCAGAGCGCGCTGCTCGAAGCCATGGAAGAAGGGCAGGTGACCATCGAGGGCGCGACCCGGCCGCTGCCCGAGCCGTTTTTCGTCATCGCCACGCAGAACCCGGTCAGCAGCGGCGGCACCTTTGCCCTGCCGGAATCGCAGCTTGACCGCTTTCTTATGCGTCTCTCGCTGGGCTATCCGGCGCAGGCTGCAGAGCGTGCGCTGTTGCTGGGTGATGCGCGGCGCGATCTGCTGCCGCGTTTGCAGCCGATCCTCGATCACGCCGAGCTGGCGCACCTGCAGGCGCAAGTGCCGAAGGTACGCGCCAGCGATGCCCTGGTCGACTATGTGCTGCGTCTGGTCGAGGCCACGCGTAGCCAGCCGCAGTTCGCCTGGGGCCTGTCGCCGCGTGCCAGTCTGGCGCTGTTGGCGGCGGCACGGGCCTGGGCCTTGCTGGCCGAGCGTGATTATGTGATCCCCGAAGACGTGCAGGCCGTACTGCCCTCGGTGGTTGGCCATCGCCTGCGCGAGCGCGCTGACCCGGCTGGCCATGGCGGCGGCAGCCTGGTGCAATGGCTGCTGCGTGAAGTGCCGGCGCTCTGA
- a CDS encoding Mpo1-like protein, with translation MNKRTPNLLSRQWRHYADQHQHPTNLLLHLLAVPLFLLSLALLLIGLWQPGFIPLVLGAIGLYAALALQARGHRLEQNQPEPFRGRRDACKHLLLEQCVTFPRFVLSGGWWRAWRKRK, from the coding sequence ATGAACAAACGCACTCCCAACCTGCTGAGCAGGCAGTGGCGTCACTACGCCGACCAGCACCAGCATCCGACCAACCTGCTGCTGCACCTGCTCGCCGTGCCGCTGTTTCTGCTGTCGCTGGCGCTGCTGCTGATCGGCCTCTGGCAACCGGGTTTCATACCACTGGTGCTTGGCGCCATCGGCCTGTATGCCGCCCTGGCCCTGCAGGCGCGGGGGCATCGCCTGGAGCAGAATCAACCGGAGCCCTTCCGCGGCCGGCGCGACGCCTGCAAACACCTGTTGCTGGAACAGTGCGTCACCTTTCCGCGCTTCGTGCTCAGCGGCGGCTGGTGGCGCGCCTGGCGCAAGCGCAAGTAG
- a CDS encoding acyl-CoA thioesterase codes for MIFSEMLEAVRRDPHAVVIPPEWGQGRASFGGLVAALAFEAMRAKVPENRPLRSLAITFVGPVAPDVPVSFQAEVLREGKAVSQMLLRAVQDGQVMTVVQGSFGASRPSSVAVEALAAPQITPAEQCQELPYVRNVTPEFTRFLAMRWGIGGMPFSNTPSRQMGGWVRLRGESVPQAMSEAHLLALVDAWPPAVLPYLKSPAPGSSLTWTIEFVQPLRTLNSDDWCLYRADIEHARDGYGHVAAAMWSPAGELIALSRQTVTVFA; via the coding sequence ATGATCTTCTCCGAAATGCTCGAAGCGGTACGCCGCGATCCTCATGCCGTGGTGATTCCGCCGGAGTGGGGCCAGGGGCGCGCCAGTTTCGGTGGGCTGGTCGCCGCACTGGCATTCGAGGCGATGCGCGCCAAGGTGCCCGAGAACCGGCCGCTGCGTTCACTGGCCATTACCTTCGTCGGCCCGGTGGCGCCGGATGTGCCGGTGAGTTTTCAGGCCGAAGTGCTGCGCGAGGGCAAGGCGGTCAGCCAGATGTTGCTGCGTGCGGTTCAGGATGGCCAGGTGATGACCGTGGTTCAGGGCAGCTTTGGCGCCTCACGGCCGTCGTCGGTTGCCGTGGAGGCGCTGGCCGCACCACAGATCACGCCGGCCGAGCAGTGTCAGGAGCTGCCCTACGTGCGTAACGTCACACCAGAATTCACCCGCTTTCTGGCCATGCGATGGGGCATTGGCGGTATGCCGTTCAGCAATACGCCCTCACGGCAGATGGGCGGCTGGGTGCGTCTGCGCGGCGAGAGCGTGCCACAGGCGATGAGCGAAGCTCATCTGCTGGCACTGGTCGATGCCTGGCCGCCTGCGGTGCTGCCTTATCTGAAAAGCCCGGCGCCGGGCAGCTCACTGACCTGGACCATCGAATTCGTCCAGCCGCTACGCACCCTCAACAGTGACGACTGGTGCCTGTACCGTGCCGATATCGAGCATGCCCGTGATGGCTACGGCCACGTGGCGGCGGCGATGTGGAGCCCGGCAGGCGAGTTGATCGCCCTGAGCCGGCAGACCGTCACGGTATTTGCCTGA